A window of Pomacea canaliculata isolate SZHN2017 linkage group LG3, ASM307304v1, whole genome shotgun sequence contains these coding sequences:
- the LOC112559574 gene encoding myophilin-like — protein sequence MSVVMLQSTDGDSAPWVRTDAEVNKKIKEKYDVNLEQESREWIECLLNIELVPGADPKTPLGHDKFCEVLRDGQILCRFINVLKPGSVKKINPPKTNFFMMENIGKFLEACTAYGLSVQDQFNTAALFERTNMTQVVNTLHALGRKAQANGFEGPTIGVRESAYNPRNFSEETLREGQTIIGLQMGTNKGANQKGINFGKGRSITD from the exons ATGTCCGTAGTCA TGTTACAGTCGACAG ATGGCGACTCGGCCCCGTGGGTACGGACTGACGCGGAGGTTAACAAGAAG attaaagAGAAGTATGACGTTAATCTTGAGCAGGAGTCACGAGAGTGGATTGAATGCTTGTTAAATATAGAATTAGTGCCG GGTGCCGACCCCAAGACGCCACTTGGCCATGACAAGTTCTGCGAGGTTCTGCGCGACGGCCAGATTCTCTGTCG GTTTATTAACGTTTTAAAGCCCGGTTCAGTGAAGAAGATCAACCCTCCTAAAACCAACTTTTTCATGATGGAGAACATCGGCAAATTCCTGGAAGCGTGTACGGCCTATGGGCTGTCTGTACAGGACCAGTTCAACACCGCTGCACTGTTCGAGAGAACAAACATGACTCAAGTAGTGAACACGCTTCACGCTTTGGGCAGAAAG GCACAGGCCAATGGTTTTGAAGGCCCAACGATAGGCGTGCGCGAGTCCGCCTACAATCCCCGCAACTTCAGCGAAGAGACGCTGCGAGAAGGGCAGACAATCATCGGGCTGCAGATGGGCACCAACAAGGGAGCTAACCAAAAGGGAATTAATTTCGGGAAAGGAAGGAGCATAACTGACTGA
- the LOC112559575 gene encoding LOW QUALITY PROTEIN: MAM and LDL-receptor class A domain-containing protein 1-like (The sequence of the model RefSeq protein was modified relative to this genomic sequence to represent the inferred CDS: deleted 1 base in 1 codon) produces the protein MAWAWLIVAPLVVTLTSAQFTPGCSFSNGQCLYNVQLGHLGQCDQQIASGSTAGNQCCENLQSQVNGLASDVSVLKAQVSTLMSELQSAKSNASGSQKELSEDEARIQSLLATLMQKEKELNSTQHQFSQTIQQAGDEIRSLRATVARLTSELNTCKGVLGMATGTATAAPLVLPSDVACSSVTSNSTPVSATTPSAALSIPRSVSDFERAQGSWSNFTGPVEDRTFGAPSGHYVLLNSTRIGEKSSISHLNDLAVLTSEVFPPASGYCIRFSYNMYGKDVKELNVYAKIESGSGLGYPIFSRTGNQGQLWHLGEANLDSEYTASPFRVTCVHGKHICLPFLCIPYQYDYNGAIAVDDIYVYNTSCGNIPRCPPNSVTRVNGSVTSCYTFHVEAVSWYDAAVACRRQGASVSLVTVQSLDEQKFLIQAIKNSTALSLAGQSGFYTGGNDERVEGMFDWTDSGTPYHTIYSNWKSGQPNNVAGDQNCLLLQYPELDFQWGDVDCDEKHPFICETKYPTPTESASSAGLIG, from the exons ATGGCGTGGGCGTGGCTCATCGTGGCGCCACTGGTCGTTACACTGACGTCAGCACAGTTCACGCCAGGCTGCAGTTTCAGCAATGGACAGTGTCTGTACAACGTTCAGCTGGGTCATCTTGGACAGTGCGACCAGCAAATCGCCAGTGGTTCCACCGCTGGAAATCAGTGCTGTGAAAATCTGCAAAGTCAAGTTAACGGTCTAGCATCTGACGTCAGTGTTTTGAAAGCACAG GTGTCGACGTTGATGAGTGAGCTGCAGTCAGCCAAGAGCAATGCCAGCGGGTCTCAGAAAGAACTCTCGGAGGACGAAGCTCGCATCCAGAGTTTGCTGGCAACCCttatgcagaaagaaaaagaactcaACTCCACTCAGCACCAGTTCTCTCAG ACAATACAACAAGCAGGCGATGAGATCAGGAGCTTGAGAGCAACTGTGGCTCGCTTAACTTCTGAACTGAACACGTGCAAGGGCGTGCTGGGGATGGCAACAGGGACAGCTACAGCTGCTCCTCTAG TTCTTCCAAGCGATGTAGC TTGTTCTTCTGTGACTTCGAATTCCACCCCAGTATCAGCAACGACACCTTCTGCGGCTTTAAGCATACCCCGGTCGGTGTCGGACTTCGAGAGAGCACAAGGCAGTTGGTCGAACTTTACAGGCCCTGTAGAGGATCGAACTTTCGGAGCGCCCTCTG GTCACTACGTGCTGCTGAACTCCACGAGGATTGGAGAGAAGAGTTCAATAAGTCATCTGAACGATTTGGCAGTGCTGACGTCAGAAGTGTTCCCACCAGCCTCAGGCTACTGCATCCGGTTTTCGTACAACATGTACGGAAAGGATGTCAAAGAACTGAACGTCTACGCTAAG ATCGAGTCAGGGTCAGGTCTCGGGTACCCGATCTTCTCCCGCACCGGAAATCAGGGTCAGTTGTGGCATTTGGGCGAAGCCAACCTTGACAGCGAGTACACCGCTTCTCCGTTCCGCGTGa CTTGTGTTCACGGCAAGCACATCTGCTTACCATTCTTATGTATACCCTACCAATACGACTATAACGGCGCCATAGCGGTTGATGATATCTACGTGTACAACACCAGTTGTGGAA ATATTCCCCGTTGCCCTCCTAATTCTGTGACTCGGGTGAACGGAAGTGTGACGAGCTGTTACACATTTCACGTGGAGGCGGTCAGCTGGTACGACGCGGCCGTTGCGTGCAGAAGACAGGGCGCTTCCGTCAGCCTCGTCACCGTGCAGTCACTGGACGAGCAGAAGTTCCTCATCCAGGCCATCAAGAACAGCACAG ctCTGTCCCTGGCCGGTCAATCCGGTTTCTACACAGGAGGCAACGATGAACGTGTGGAGGGAATGTTCGACTGGACAGACTCGGGTACTCCGTACCACACCATCTATAGCAACTGGAAAAGCGGACAACCCAACAACGTGGCTGGGGACCAGAACTGCCTTCTCCTGCAGTATCCGGAGCTGGACTTCCAGTGGGGTGATGTGGACTGTGACGAGAAGCATCCCTTCATCTGCGAGACTAAATACCCGACACCCACGGAAAGTGCCTCAAGCGCCGGCTTGATTGGATAA